The Sporosarcina sp. Te-1 DNA window TGCGTGATCTTTTCTTCAATATTGACATTGACGGTAGCGGGATCCAATTTCACTTTCAGCTTATCTGAAAGGTTCTCTGTTTGGATTTTAACCGTATGCTCGCCCATCGGCAGATTTCTTAAGTCTACTTTCAATGAAAAATCCTTCAATAATTTGGCTGATTGAACAATATTTGCAGGCCCTTCGATTGTCATATTTACTGTTTCCGGCACACCTGTCACAACAAGATTTTCGGTATCATAATACACTTCCACCGGGATATCACGGATCATATCCATCGTATCACCAATCATCATACTCGACTTATTTTCTTCTTCTGCCTGGACGGTGATAAAGAAGAAAATTGCCAATGCCAATGCTGTAAAACGAAGAAACCATGGGCGATCAAACAAATTATCCATTTTTTTGCTTCCCCCATTTCCAGAAAGAAGTATTCTTCGACTGTTCCATTTCCGGTCCGAACCAGACAGTTCTCAATTGGTTCTCAAATTCTTCCATGGATAGGTTGCGGTTAATGTCCCCGTTTACAGTGATGCTGACAGCGCCCGTCTCCTCCGAAACAACAATGGTAATCGCATCTGTCACTTCGCTGATCCCTAACGCGGCCCGATGACGGGTCCCCAGCTCCTTGGAGATAAAAGGATTTTCAGACAACGGCAAATAACAGGCTGCCGCCGCAATCCGATTTCGTTGGATGATGACAGCTCCATCATGTAACGGCGTATTTGGTATAAAAATATTGATGAGCAACTCGGATGATACATTCGAGTTCATGGGGATGCCTGTCTCGATATAATCACTTAAACCCGTTTCCCGTTCAATCGAGATGAGCGCACCGATCCGACGTTTTGCCATATAGCTCACCGACTTGCTGAAAGCTTCGATCAGGCGGTCACGTTCTTCCGCCTCCTGCAATGCGGAGCGAGAGAATAGGCGGCCTCTTCCCAATTGTTCAAGTGCACGTCGCAATTCTGGCTGGAACAGAATAATAATAGCAAGGAATCCAAACCGGAGTACTTGTTCCATCATCCATTTCAATGTATCTAATCCTAGAAACTCCGTTAGAATGCGGACGATGAGGATGACGAAAATCCCTTTTAGCAGTTGGACCGCCTTCGTTCCCCGAATGATAGTGAACAATTTATAGAAGACGAACCATACAAGAAGCACATCCACAATGTTTTTTAATATTTCAACCGGACTTGAATTCGTTAGTGATTCCCAAATAGGCATGTGCTCCCCTACCTTCATTTCCAATTTCTTATTTGTTAATTATAGCATACAGACAGTTATGCCGCCCCTTACAGAATGATTACAGTTGCGTAAGATTCACTCCATAGGCAGTAAAAGGATGGCAGTATGCATAATTGGATAAACTTCCGCCAGCAGAAGGCTCCTGCTGCGGATTTAAACTTACAATAGATGGGGATACAGCCTTAAAAGCTCTACTGACAGGCATCAATAAAAAAACGATCGGAGGGCTTCTAGGGCCTCTCCGGTCGCTTATTCGTTCTCGTTATGCGAATTTTCATCCTTCCCATTATCGGAAGCCGGGACAAGAGCTTTCACAGTGGACTTGATCTTATACCACAACCAATCGAAAGCTTTATCGATTTCTTCACTCTGCCCTGTAACAACAGCTGTGGAGGCCATATATTTTGATCCGTTGATCACGGTTACGTTCCCATCAACCTCACCCTCAATTCGGATGTTGCCGTTCTTCACGACAATGTCCCCTTTGACGGTTTCTCCAGCCGGCACGACGACAGTCTCACCTTCTATCACCAGGTTCGGTTGTTTTGTTACAGAGAATTGCTGATTGTTGTAGCTTGAAAAGAGTGTGGCGCTCATTAGTATGATAAACATGGCTGCCGCCGCAATTAACGGGTGCCTGCGGAGCAAACGATGAATACCTGCTTTCGGCTTCTCTTTCGGCAGACGGTCCATAACGCCAGACACGAACCCTTCAGGCGCTTTTACAGGCTCGGCAAGCTGCAAAAAAGAAACAGCGGATTGCAGTTCATCCATCATCTCTTTACATGATGGACACACTGCTAAGTGCTCTTTCAGTTCACGCTCTTCTTCCCGGCTGATATCTCCGTCTAAATACGCGTGCATATAGTGGATCATTGACTCACGACACGTATTCATCCTTTATTCCCTCCTACATATTACCCATCTGTTTCCGAAGTGCTTCCCTTCCGCGATGTACGCGGGTTTTAACGGTCCCTAGCGGCAATTCTAAAATATCACTGATCTCTTGCAACGGTAGCTCTTCCATATAGCGGAGTATGATGACAGAACGATATTTATCAGGAAGTCGGCCAATTTCGTATTGGATTCGTTCCTGTGTTTCCATCTTCTCCACTTCCTCTTCCGGCAAATCACCGGAGGCCGCAATTTGTGAGTACATATTGAGCCCTTCCGTTCCGGGCACTTCCGCATCCAGGTAATAATCCGGTTTTTTCTTCCGGATCCGATCGATGCAAAGGTTTGTCGCGATGCGAAACAACCAAGTTGAAAACTTTCTCTTTTGATCATACGTATGGATGTTCACGTATGCACGTACAAAGGCTTCCTGAGCAATGTCTTCCGCTTCTTGGCGGTTGCCCAGCATTCGATAGCAGACCTGATAAAGCCGATGCTGAAACATGGTGACGATCTCTTCGAATGCTTCATGGTTACCTTTTAATACTTCATTTATTCGTTTATTGACCAATTCATCCAATGACTTTCATCCTCCGCTCCATGCGGCTGTGCCTTCTATACGAATGAAGGTATCAACAGGTTTCATTTTTTTCGATACTTTTATTTTAGCAAAGAGATAGGATTTTTTCTCCCTTTTATCGAATATATTCTATTTTTCTAGCAAAAGGTAAGGGAAAAACTTTGGCCTCATAGCTCATAAGGCACAATACCTTGGTTTGCCTTCTGCTCTAGCTGAAATGTCCCTTCCTCATTATCACCTATTTTTTAGCACGAAAAAACCCGCCAATGAAGGCGGGCTGAGCTATTTAAATCAACTTTTCTCCGAATAAGGACCCCATTAAGGCAACAGCCACTTCAGCTGTTTTGTTCTTTTCATCAAGAATCGGATTTACTTCTACAAATTCAGCGGATGTGATCATGCCGGAATCCTCCAGCATCTCCATTGCCAGGTGGCTTTCGCGATAGCTGATGCCGCCTGGTACAGGCGTCCCCACGCCTGGAGTGTAAAGTGGGTCCAGTCCGTCCAAATCCAATGAAAGATGGACGCCGTCCACTTGACGGGATTGCAAATACGCAATGGCTTCCTCCATGACAACCGTCATACCGAATTTATCGATTTCATGCATGGTGAACACCTTGATGCCTAGCTCTTTGATAAGTTCGCGTTCGCCAGGATCCACAGAACGGGCACCAATGATAACAATATTCTCTGGCTTTACTTTTCGACCTTCCCGATGAAGGTTAACGAGACGCTCATGGCCGAGTCCCATATTAACAGCAAGCGGCATGCCATGAATATTTCCGGACGGTGAAGTTTCCGCGGTATTCATATCCGCATGTGCGTCGTACCAAATAACCCCTAGA harbors:
- the cdaA gene encoding diadenylate cyclase CdaA, with translation MPIWESLTNSSPVEILKNIVDVLLVWFVFYKLFTIIRGTKAVQLLKGIFVILIVRILTEFLGLDTLKWMMEQVLRFGFLAIIILFQPELRRALEQLGRGRLFSRSALQEAEERDRLIEAFSKSVSYMAKRRIGALISIERETGLSDYIETGIPMNSNVSSELLINIFIPNTPLHDGAVIIQRNRIAAAACYLPLSENPFISKELGTRHRAALGISEVTDAITIVVSEETGAVSITVNGDINRNLSMEEFENQLRTVWFGPEMEQSKNTSFWKWGKQKNG
- a CDS encoding anti-sigma factor: MNTCRESMIHYMHAYLDGDISREEERELKEHLAVCPSCKEMMDELQSAVSFLQLAEPVKAPEGFVSGVMDRLPKEKPKAGIHRLLRRHPLIAAAAMFIILMSATLFSSYNNQQFSVTKQPNLVIEGETVVVPAGETVKGDIVVKNGNIRIEGEVDGNVTVINGSKYMASTAVVTGQSEEIDKAFDWLWYKIKSTVKALVPASDNGKDENSHNENE
- the sigW gene encoding RNA polymerase sigma factor SigW translates to MDELVNKRINEVLKGNHEAFEEIVTMFQHRLYQVCYRMLGNRQEAEDIAQEAFVRAYVNIHTYDQKRKFSTWLFRIATNLCIDRIRKKKPDYYLDAEVPGTEGLNMYSQIAASGDLPEEEVEKMETQERIQYEIGRLPDKYRSVIILRYMEELPLQEISDILELPLGTVKTRVHRGREALRKQMGNM
- the rocF gene encoding arginase; translation: MEHLNISIIGVPLDLGQNRRGVDMGPSAMRYANAIGRLEAIGHQVKDEGDVPVSAVEKKEPVDERLKNLDQVIEANSELASRVSQVVKNGRFPLVFGGDHSIAIGTIAGLADAYENLGVIWYDAHADMNTAETSPSGNIHGMPLAVNMGLGHERLVNLHREGRKVKPENIVIIGARSVDPGERELIKELGIKVFTMHEIDKFGMTVVMEEAIAYLQSRQVDGVHLSLDLDGLDPLYTPGVGTPVPGGISYRESHLAMEMLEDSGMITSAEFVEVNPILDEKNKTAEVAVALMGSLFGEKLI